In Streptomyces qaidamensis, one DNA window encodes the following:
- a CDS encoding GntR family transcriptional regulator — protein sequence MTLAVKQPPAADRVYAHVKQGVLERRYEGGTLLTEGELAEAVGVSRTPVREALLRLEAEGLIRLYPKKGALVLPVSAQEIADVVETRLLVEEHAARKAVPAPAGLIERLEELLARQKKQAAAGDLAGAAVTDRCFHAEIVRSGGNEILSRLYDQLRDRQLRMGVAVMHSHPDRIAKTLAEHEEILEALRSNDAETAVGLVHRHIGWFSHLARGEVR from the coding sequence ATGACCTTGGCCGTGAAGCAACCGCCCGCCGCCGACCGCGTCTACGCCCATGTCAAGCAGGGCGTCCTGGAGCGCCGCTACGAGGGCGGCACCCTCCTCACCGAGGGCGAGCTCGCCGAAGCCGTGGGAGTCTCCCGCACACCGGTCCGCGAGGCGCTGCTCCGGCTGGAGGCCGAGGGGCTGATCCGGCTCTACCCGAAGAAGGGCGCCCTCGTCCTGCCCGTCTCCGCGCAGGAGATCGCCGACGTCGTCGAGACACGGCTGCTCGTCGAGGAGCACGCGGCGCGCAAGGCCGTACCCGCGCCCGCCGGGCTCATCGAGCGCCTGGAGGAGCTGCTGGCCCGGCAGAAGAAGCAGGCCGCCGCCGGGGACCTCGCCGGGGCCGCCGTCACCGACCGCTGCTTCCACGCCGAGATCGTCCGCAGCGGCGGCAACGAGATCCTCTCCCGCCTCTACGACCAGCTGCGCGACCGCCAGTTGCGGATGGGCGTCGCCGTCATGCACTCCCACCCGGACCGCATCGCCAAGACCCTCGCCGAGCACGAGGAGATCCTCGAAGCGCTGCGCTCCAACGACGCGGAGACGGCCGTCGGCCTCGTCCACCGGCACATCGGCTGGTTCTCGCACCTGGCCCGGGGGGAGGTCCGATGA
- a CDS encoding dihydrolipoamide acetyltransferase family protein gives MTTMTEASVREFKMPDVGEGLTEAEILKWYVKPGDTVTDGQVVCEVETAKAAVELPIPYDGVVRDLHFPEGTTVDVGTAIIAVDVGGGGAAPAAEQPAAEQPAAAAPAEEPKAAGSGRQPVLVGYGVATSSTRRRPRKGPEVPVQHVSAAIQTELNGHAPAAPAAPAAAAPAAPAAAAPAAPAGPERPLAKPPVRKLAKDLGVDLTTVVPTGPDGIITREDVHAAVAAAVPVATEPQVAPAPAAVQAPASYDTARETRIPVKGVRKATAAAMVGSAFTAPHVTEFVTVDVTRTMKLVEELKADKEFTGLRVNPLLLIAKALLVAIRRNPDVNASWDEAAQEIVVKHYVNLGIAAATPRGLIVPNIKDAHTKTLPQLAESLGELVATARDGKTSPAAMQGGTVTITNVGVFGVDTGTPILNPGESAILAVGAIKPQPWVHKGKVKPRQVTTLALSFDHRLVDGELGSKVLADVAAILEQPKRLITWA, from the coding sequence GTGACGACGATGACGGAAGCGTCCGTGCGCGAGTTCAAGATGCCCGACGTGGGCGAGGGACTCACCGAGGCCGAGATCCTCAAGTGGTACGTGAAGCCCGGCGACACGGTCACCGACGGCCAGGTGGTCTGCGAGGTCGAGACGGCGAAGGCGGCCGTCGAGCTGCCCATCCCGTACGACGGCGTGGTCCGGGACCTGCACTTCCCCGAGGGCACCACGGTCGACGTGGGCACGGCGATCATCGCGGTGGACGTGGGCGGCGGCGGCGCCGCACCGGCCGCGGAGCAGCCCGCCGCCGAGCAGCCCGCGGCGGCCGCACCCGCCGAGGAGCCGAAGGCGGCGGGCTCGGGACGCCAGCCGGTGCTGGTGGGCTACGGGGTGGCGACCTCGTCCACCCGCCGCCGCCCCCGCAAGGGCCCGGAGGTCCCGGTCCAGCATGTCTCAGCGGCGATCCAGACGGAGCTGAACGGCCACGCGCCCGCAGCCCCGGCCGCGCCCGCCGCTGCCGCCCCGGCCGCGCCCGCCGCTGCCGCCCCGGCGGCGCCGGCCGGCCCGGAACGCCCGCTGGCCAAGCCTCCCGTGCGCAAGCTGGCCAAGGACCTGGGCGTCGACCTGACGACGGTCGTCCCGACCGGCCCGGACGGCATCATCACGCGTGAGGACGTGCACGCGGCGGTCGCCGCTGCCGTACCGGTGGCCACCGAGCCGCAGGTCGCGCCCGCCCCGGCAGCCGTCCAGGCTCCGGCGTCCTACGACACCGCGCGCGAGACCCGCATCCCGGTCAAGGGTGTCCGCAAGGCGACGGCGGCGGCGATGGTCGGCTCGGCGTTCACGGCGCCGCACGTCACGGAGTTCGTGACGGTCGACGTGACGCGCACGATGAAGCTGGTCGAGGAGCTGAAGGCGGACAAGGAGTTCACGGGCCTGCGCGTGAACCCCCTGCTGCTGATCGCGAAGGCGCTGCTCGTCGCGATCCGGCGCAACCCGGACGTCAACGCGTCCTGGGACGAGGCCGCCCAGGAGATCGTGGTCAAGCACTACGTGAACCTGGGCATCGCGGCCGCGACCCCGCGCGGCCTGATCGTGCCGAACATCAAGGACGCCCACACCAAGACGCTGCCGCAGCTGGCCGAGTCGCTGGGCGAGCTGGTGGCGACGGCCCGGGACGGCAAGACGTCCCCGGCGGCCATGCAGGGCGGCACGGTGACGATCACCAACGTCGGCGTCTTCGGCGTCGACACGGGCACGCCGATCCTGAACCCGGGCGAGTCCGCGATCCTCGCGGTCGGCGCGATCAAGCCGCAGCCGTGGGTCCACAAGGGCAAGGTGAAGCCCCGTCAGGTCACCACCCTGGCGCTGTCGTTCGACCACCGTCTGGTCGACGGCGAGCTGGGTTCGAAGGTCCTGGCCGACGTGGCGGCGATCCTGGAGCAGCCGAAACGCCTCATCACCTGGGCATGA
- a CDS encoding D-alanyl-D-alanine carboxypeptidase family protein: protein MITGIQGTRLRRAAAVAVTTGAMLATGALTVAPAQAASAPSIAAKGGYVMNNATGKSLYTKAADTRRSTGSTTKIMTALVVLKQSNLNMDSKVTIQKAYSEYIVDNNYASNAKLIVGDKVTVRQLLYGLMLPSGCDAAYALADKFGSGSTRAARVKSFIGKMNTTAKNLGLKNTHFDSFDGIGHGANYSTPRDLTKLASAAMKNSTFRTVVKTKKYTAKTTTKTGGTRTMAPWENTNPLLSSYSGAIGVKTGSGPEAKYCLVFAATRNGKTVIGTVLASTGPDARKADATKLLNYGFTR from the coding sequence TTGATAACCGGCATTCAGGGCACCCGCCTCCGCAGAGCAGCGGCCGTCGCCGTGACCACCGGCGCCATGCTCGCGACCGGTGCCCTCACCGTCGCGCCGGCGCAGGCCGCCTCGGCGCCCTCCATCGCCGCCAAGGGCGGCTACGTGATGAACAACGCGACCGGCAAGTCGCTCTACACCAAGGCGGCCGACACCCGCCGCTCGACCGGCTCGACCACCAAGATCATGACGGCGCTGGTGGTGCTGAAGCAGTCGAACCTCAACATGGACAGCAAGGTCACGATCCAGAAGGCGTACAGCGAGTACATCGTCGACAACAACTACGCGTCCAACGCGAAGCTGATCGTCGGCGACAAGGTCACCGTCCGCCAGCTGCTGTACGGGCTGATGCTGCCGTCCGGCTGTGACGCCGCGTACGCGCTCGCCGACAAGTTCGGCTCGGGCTCGACGCGCGCGGCGCGCGTGAAGTCGTTCATCGGCAAGATGAACACCACCGCCAAGAACCTGGGTCTGAAGAACACCCACTTCGACTCGTTCGACGGCATCGGCCACGGCGCCAACTACTCCACGCCGCGCGACCTGACCAAGCTCGCCAGCGCAGCGATGAAGAACTCCACGTTCCGCACGGTCGTCAAGACGAAGAAGTACACGGCGAAGACGACCACCAAGACCGGCGGCACGCGGACGATGGCCCCGTGGGAGAACACCAACCCGCTGCTCAGCAGCTACAGCGGCGCGATCGGCGTGAAGACCGGCTCCGGCCCGGAGGCCAAGTACTGCCTGGTCTTCGCCGCCACCCGCAACGGCAAGACGGTCATCGGCACGGTCCTCGCCTCGACCGGCCCGGACGCTCGCAAGGCGGACGCGACGAAGCTGCTCAACTACGGCTTCACCAGGTAG
- a CDS encoding maleylpyruvate isomerase family mycothiol-dependent enzyme has translation MSLHPTLQPYADAWTHSIEAISELLQPLAEAEWNRRTPCPGWSVRDVVSHVIGLDCEMLGDPRPIHSLPRDLFHVTNEHQRYMEMQVDVRRHHTAPEMTSELEYVIIRRNRQLRNESRDPGTKVRGPLGSELTLEESMRRHAFDVWVHEQDLRTALGRPGNLDSPGALVARDVLLGELPRVVAEDAQAPRSSAVVFDVHGPVEFLRTIRVDIQGRGTLETAPALGPAATLTLDWETYVRLACGRVTPESVSDRLKTEGDPELTAAILNNFKVTQ, from the coding sequence GTGAGTCTGCATCCCACCCTCCAGCCCTACGCCGACGCCTGGACCCACTCCATCGAAGCGATATCCGAGCTGCTCCAGCCGCTCGCGGAGGCCGAATGGAACCGGCGGACGCCGTGCCCCGGGTGGTCGGTGCGGGACGTGGTCTCCCATGTCATCGGTCTGGACTGCGAGATGCTCGGCGACCCGCGCCCCATCCACAGCCTGCCGCGCGACCTCTTCCACGTCACCAACGAGCACCAGCGCTACATGGAGATGCAGGTCGACGTCCGCCGCCACCACACGGCGCCGGAGATGACCTCCGAGCTGGAGTACGTGATCATCCGCCGCAACCGGCAGCTGCGCAACGAGTCGCGTGACCCGGGCACGAAGGTGCGCGGGCCGCTCGGCAGCGAGCTCACCCTGGAAGAGTCGATGCGGCGGCACGCGTTCGACGTGTGGGTGCACGAGCAGGACCTGCGCACGGCCCTCGGCCGGCCCGGCAACCTCGACTCCCCCGGCGCGCTGGTCGCCCGGGACGTGCTGCTCGGCGAACTCCCGCGCGTGGTGGCCGAGGACGCGCAGGCGCCGCGCAGCTCGGCGGTCGTCTTCGACGTGCACGGGCCCGTCGAGTTCCTGCGCACGATCCGCGTCGACATCCAGGGCCGCGGCACGCTGGAGACGGCCCCGGCCCTCGGCCCCGCCGCGACCCTCACCCTCGACTGGGAGACGTACGTCCGTCTGGCCTGCGGCCGCGTGACCCCGGAGTCGGTGTCCGACAGGCTCAAGACAGAGGGCGACCCGGAACTGACAGCGGCGATCCTGAACAACTTCAAGGTGACGCAGTAG
- a CDS encoding LURP-one-related/scramblase family protein, which translates to MRFLVYDRLLGFGDDYWIEDDHGGKVFLVDGKALRLRDTWELKDTQGRVLVDIHQKMLALRDTMVLQRSGEPLATIRRKRLSLLRNHYRVSLADGNELDVSGKILDREFAVEYDGELLAVISRRRLTVRDTYGVDVVREDADPALLIAVAVCVIHLAEKERED; encoded by the coding sequence ATGAGATTCCTCGTGTACGACCGGCTCCTCGGCTTCGGTGACGACTACTGGATCGAGGACGACCACGGCGGCAAGGTCTTCCTCGTCGACGGCAAGGCCCTGCGGCTGCGGGACACCTGGGAGCTGAAGGACACCCAGGGGCGCGTCCTCGTCGACATCCACCAGAAGATGCTCGCCCTGCGCGACACCATGGTGCTCCAGCGGAGCGGGGAGCCGCTGGCCACGATCCGCAGGAAACGGCTGTCCCTGCTGCGCAACCACTACCGGGTGTCCCTCGCCGACGGCAACGAGCTGGACGTCAGCGGCAAGATCCTCGACCGGGAGTTCGCCGTCGAGTACGACGGTGAGCTGCTGGCGGTGATCTCCCGGCGCCGGCTGACCGTACGGGACACCTACGGCGTGGACGTCGTCCGCGAGGACGCGGATCCGGCGCTGCTGATCGCGGTGGCCGTGTGCGTGATCCACCTGGCGGAGAAGGAGCGGGAGGACTGA
- a CDS encoding class I SAM-dependent methyltransferase: MTPPHRTRLTFHGPLSETRADALVRRLTRHHPTTVLDIGCGSGELMLRILAAAPEATGTGIDLDADDLARGRKAAEDRGLASRARFVEESATGTTRGPADLVLCVGSSQALGGRLPDALKELRRLVTDRGRVLLGEGFWQRTPTPDELSRMWPDAAVTDHPDLATLISTAIDAGFRPEWTETASLDEWEEFESGYLADTEVWLAEHPRHPLAEETRQRVDRHRARWLTYRGVLGLAYLTLVPTA; encoded by the coding sequence ATGACCCCACCCCACCGCACCCGCCTCACCTTCCACGGCCCCCTGTCCGAGACCCGGGCGGACGCCCTCGTCCGACGCCTCACCCGCCACCACCCCACCACGGTCCTGGACATCGGCTGCGGCTCGGGCGAACTGATGCTCCGTATCCTGGCCGCCGCTCCGGAAGCCACCGGCACCGGCATCGACCTGGACGCCGACGACCTGGCCCGGGGCCGGAAGGCCGCCGAGGACCGCGGGCTGGCCTCCCGGGCCCGTTTCGTGGAGGAGTCCGCCACCGGTACCACCCGCGGCCCCGCCGACCTCGTCCTGTGCGTGGGGTCGAGCCAGGCCCTCGGCGGCCGGCTCCCCGACGCGCTCAAGGAACTCCGCCGCCTGGTCACCGACCGCGGCCGCGTCCTGCTCGGCGAGGGCTTCTGGCAGCGCACCCCCACCCCCGACGAGCTGTCCCGGATGTGGCCCGACGCCGCCGTGACGGACCACCCCGACCTCGCGACGCTCATCAGCACGGCGATCGACGCGGGGTTCCGGCCGGAGTGGACGGAGACCGCGAGCCTCGACGAGTGGGAGGAGTTCGAGTCGGGCTACCTCGCGGACACCGAGGTGTGGCTCGCCGAGCACCCCCGTCACCCCCTGGCGGAAGAGACACGGCAGCGCGTCGACCGGCACCGCGCCCGGTGGCTCACCTACCGCGGCGTCCTCGGCCTCGCGTACCTCACCCTCGTACCGACCGCCTGA
- a CDS encoding carbon-nitrogen family hydrolase has protein sequence MRASVIQIAVNEDESVEARRRRVAATVREQAGADLVVLPELWTTGAFAYEEFGREAEPLEGPTYEAMAKAASDAGVWLHAGSIPERDPDGPLYNTSLVFSPSGDLAAAYRKIHRFGFDKGEAVLMGAGAELVTVRLPATTLGLSTCYDLRFPELYRGLVDAGAETLVVSAGWPERRRSHWTLLAQARAVENQSFVLACATAGTHAGVPQAGHSIVVDPWGEVLAQAGAGEEVLTVEFDPGKVAATREQFPALKDRMLGLQPPRRP, from the coding sequence GTGCGCGCCTCTGTGATCCAGATCGCCGTGAACGAGGACGAATCGGTCGAAGCGCGCCGCCGACGCGTGGCGGCGACGGTCCGGGAGCAGGCCGGGGCCGACCTCGTCGTCCTGCCGGAGCTGTGGACCACGGGCGCCTTCGCCTACGAGGAGTTCGGGCGCGAGGCCGAGCCGCTCGAAGGGCCGACCTACGAGGCGATGGCGAAGGCCGCGAGCGACGCGGGTGTGTGGCTGCACGCGGGTTCCATCCCGGAGCGGGACCCCGACGGGCCGCTCTACAACACCTCTCTCGTCTTCTCCCCCTCCGGTGATCTGGCCGCCGCCTACCGCAAGATCCACCGCTTCGGCTTCGACAAGGGCGAGGCCGTGCTGATGGGTGCGGGCGCGGAGCTGGTGACGGTGCGTCTGCCCGCGACGACCCTGGGCCTGTCCACGTGCTACGACCTGCGTTTCCCCGAGCTCTACCGCGGTCTCGTCGACGCCGGTGCCGAGACGCTCGTGGTGTCGGCGGGCTGGCCGGAGCGCCGCCGCTCCCACTGGACACTGCTGGCCCAGGCACGGGCCGTGGAGAACCAGTCGTTCGTCCTCGCCTGCGCAACGGCCGGGACGCACGCCGGAGTCCCCCAGGCCGGTCACTCGATCGTGGTCGACCCGTGGGGTGAGGTGCTGGCGCAGGCCGGTGCCGGCGAGGAGGTCCTCACGGTGGAGTTCGACCCGGGGAAGGTCGCGGCGACCCGGGAGCAGTTCCCGGCCCTGAAGGACCGGATGCTGGGCCTCCAGCCCCCTCGCCGGCCCTGA
- a CDS encoding glycoside hydrolase domain-containing protein — MRDPMVLRAQKFVNSVYGSRTGTTVEETGEADWATMYALTRALQYELGITALSDSFGPTTLSTLTAKYPELDVDTVPSPDFCRIIQAGLACKGYDGGDLDGTYGTRIQAAVTRLKTDMGIEQAFPGGALTPKVFKALLTMDSYVPGASGSGQVRAVQQWLNGRYLKRQDFYVIACDGLVSKSTLKALLLGVQYELGMADGTANGNFGPGTQSGLKSHPVTQGDKGVFVQLFSAGMVVNRRPAALTDTFDSSLAAAVRAFQTFAALPATGEGDFATFASLLASFGDQSRPARACDTITKITPARAASLKAAGITYVGRYLTNPSATSLPEKAIQPGELATIAQQGLRCFPIYQTVNNDASDFDYVAGRTAGYAAVNAARDHGFRRGTRIFFAVDFDAIDAEITASVLPHFKGVKEAMADSGHPYEIGVYGSRNVCAQVGAAGYSTASFVADMSPGFEGNAGHPLPKDWAYDQFVIRTLGSGDGQLEIDADIASGRDTGQGSFDPPRPAVPDVAFDARQVPALRADLSRYMRSIGRPDAGGIGSDARLYTNAQAVAAIQEQDGLITELSKTYTMRKALIQTVVYWSMRDYGLADQATDQQVADHHLSGSGSVRDSHTGIGEISAGDAIRAWNHCIGWGFATGDHRDPAEDTDLWTVWQRLNKDNAFSVRTAALIHLWGTRGRPGGQLPPGDRVTTPRSMRLDLAEFEITELLRRYRAWDPDVEAQTHQSLAVYQIFEKYNSIARNA, encoded by the coding sequence ATGCGCGACCCGATGGTTCTCAGGGCCCAGAAGTTCGTCAACTCCGTGTACGGCAGCCGTACCGGCACGACCGTGGAGGAGACCGGCGAGGCCGACTGGGCGACGATGTACGCCCTGACCCGTGCCCTGCAGTACGAGCTGGGCATCACCGCCCTCTCCGACAGCTTCGGCCCCACGACGCTCAGCACCCTGACGGCGAAGTACCCCGAGCTCGACGTGGACACCGTCCCCTCGCCGGACTTCTGCCGCATCATCCAGGCCGGCCTCGCCTGCAAGGGCTACGACGGCGGCGACCTCGACGGCACCTACGGCACCCGGATCCAGGCGGCCGTCACCCGGCTCAAGACCGACATGGGCATCGAACAGGCCTTCCCCGGAGGCGCCTTGACGCCCAAGGTCTTCAAGGCCCTGCTGACGATGGACTCCTACGTCCCCGGCGCCTCGGGCAGCGGACAGGTCAGGGCCGTCCAGCAGTGGCTCAACGGCCGCTACCTGAAGCGGCAGGACTTCTACGTCATCGCCTGCGACGGGCTCGTGTCCAAGAGCACGCTCAAGGCGCTGCTTCTCGGCGTGCAGTACGAGCTGGGCATGGCGGACGGCACCGCCAACGGCAACTTCGGACCCGGTACCCAGTCGGGCCTGAAGTCGCACCCCGTGACCCAGGGCGACAAGGGCGTGTTCGTCCAGCTGTTCTCCGCCGGGATGGTTGTCAACCGGCGGCCCGCGGCCCTCACCGACACATTCGACTCCTCCCTCGCTGCCGCCGTCCGGGCCTTCCAGACCTTCGCCGCGCTCCCGGCCACGGGCGAGGGCGACTTCGCCACCTTCGCCTCCCTGCTGGCGTCCTTCGGCGACCAGTCCCGCCCGGCCAGGGCCTGCGACACCATCACGAAGATCACCCCGGCCCGGGCCGCGTCGCTCAAGGCGGCCGGGATCACGTACGTCGGCCGCTACCTCACCAACCCGAGTGCCACCTCCCTGCCGGAGAAGGCCATCCAGCCGGGTGAGCTCGCCACCATCGCCCAGCAGGGTCTGCGCTGCTTCCCGATCTACCAGACCGTCAACAACGACGCCTCGGACTTCGACTACGTCGCCGGGCGGACCGCCGGGTACGCGGCGGTCAACGCCGCCCGCGACCACGGCTTCCGGCGCGGGACCCGGATCTTCTTCGCCGTCGACTTCGACGCGATCGACGCCGAGATCACCGCGAGCGTCCTGCCCCACTTCAAGGGCGTCAAGGAGGCGATGGCGGACTCCGGCCACCCGTACGAGATCGGCGTCTACGGCTCCCGCAACGTGTGCGCGCAGGTCGGCGCGGCCGGATACTCGACCGCGAGTTTCGTCGCCGACATGTCTCCGGGCTTCGAGGGCAACGCCGGGCACCCGCTGCCGAAGGACTGGGCCTACGACCAGTTCGTCATCCGCACCCTCGGCTCCGGTGACGGGCAGCTGGAGATCGACGCCGACATCGCCTCGGGGCGGGACACCGGGCAGGGCTCGTTCGATCCGCCGCGGCCCGCCGTCCCGGACGTCGCCTTCGACGCGCGCCAGGTGCCGGCGCTGCGGGCCGACCTCTCGCGCTACATGCGGTCGATCGGGCGCCCGGACGCGGGCGGCATCGGCAGCGACGCGCGGCTTTACACCAACGCGCAGGCGGTCGCGGCGATCCAGGAGCAGGACGGGCTGATCACCGAGCTGTCGAAGACGTACACGATGCGCAAGGCGCTGATCCAGACGGTCGTGTACTGGTCCATGCGCGACTACGGCCTCGCCGATCAGGCCACCGACCAGCAGGTCGCCGACCACCACCTCTCGGGCTCCGGCTCCGTGCGGGACTCGCACACCGGCATCGGCGAGATCAGCGCCGGCGACGCCATCCGGGCCTGGAACCACTGCATCGGCTGGGGCTTCGCCACCGGCGACCACCGCGACCCGGCCGAGGACACCGACCTGTGGACGGTGTGGCAGCGGCTGAACAAGGACAACGCGTTCAGTGTGCGCACCGCGGCCCTGATCCATCTGTGGGGCACCCGGGGCAGGCCCGGCGGTCAACTGCCCCCGGGCGACCGCGTCACGACCCCGCGGTCCATGCGCCTCGACCTCGCCGAGTTCGAGATCACCGAACTCCTGCGCCGCTACCGGGCCTGGGACCCCGACGTGGAGGCCCAGACGCACCAGAGCCTGGCCGTCTACCAGATCTTCGAGAAGTACAACAGCATCGCCCGCAACGCCTGA
- a CDS encoding twin-arginine translocation signal domain-containing protein — MSRTSPAPGAGHRRVLSRRALLGRVAAVGGAVGVAALPLSHFLSQAYADANNPIPARVRDALRSAQDRTRRVLAGSRSHNGWEMETVADDGGTVYTRPVPGTPLKGVAVRMGDVETVLVHLVRRFHYEVDPLRRGDVVGWHDPAALARSGPESNLASGTAVRIRPGFYPRGVRGGFFPQQEVVIRDILAELDGVVRWGGDDRTPDESLFSVDVRPGDKRLVRVAARIRGWQLEPGAGAGSAVNVLSGGRRKAARALERRQRSLV; from the coding sequence ATGTCCCGCACATCACCGGCGCCCGGCGCCGGGCACCGCCGCGTCCTGTCCCGCCGGGCGCTGCTCGGCCGGGTCGCCGCCGTCGGCGGTGCCGTGGGCGTGGCCGCCCTGCCCCTGTCCCATTTCCTGTCCCAGGCGTACGCCGACGCGAACAACCCCATACCGGCCCGCGTACGGGACGCCCTGCGCAGCGCGCAGGACCGGACCCGGCGCGTGCTGGCGGGCTCGCGCTCCCACAACGGCTGGGAGATGGAGACCGTCGCCGACGACGGCGGCACCGTCTACACCCGCCCCGTCCCCGGCACCCCGCTGAAGGGGGTCGCCGTGCGCATGGGCGATGTGGAGACCGTCCTCGTCCACCTGGTGCGCCGGTTCCACTACGAGGTCGACCCGCTGCGCCGGGGCGACGTCGTGGGCTGGCACGACCCCGCCGCTCTCGCCAGGAGCGGGCCCGAGTCCAATCTGGCGTCCGGCACGGCCGTGCGGATCCGGCCCGGCTTCTACCCGCGCGGTGTCCGGGGCGGCTTCTTCCCGCAGCAGGAGGTCGTGATCCGCGACATCCTCGCCGAGCTCGACGGCGTGGTCCGCTGGGGCGGTGACGACCGTACGCCCGACGAGTCGCTGTTCAGCGTGGACGTACGGCCCGGTGACAAGAGGCTGGTCCGGGTCGCGGCGCGGATCCGCGGCTGGCAGCTGGAGCCGGGCGCCGGTGCGGGCTCCGCGGTGAACGTGCTGTCGGGCGGCCGGCGCAAGGCGGCCCGGGCGCTGGAGCGCCGTCAGCGCAGCCTGGTCTGA
- a CDS encoding MFS transporter: MSAVAIPGDPPGGRRALAVWGAGVSVYFVAVIFRTSLGVAGLDAADRFHVNASALSTFSILQLLVYAGMQIPVGLLVDRLGTKKVLALGAVLFTAGQLGFAFSPTYGMALASRALLGCGDALTFISVLRLGSRWFPARRGPMVAQFAGLVGMAGNLVSTLLLARLLHGIGWTAAFAGSAAAGAVVLVLVLLFLKDHPEGHEPEPLPHQGAAYVRRQIAASWREPGTRLGLWVHFTTQFPAMVFLLLWGLPFLVEAQGLSRAVAGELLTLVVLSNMVVGLVYGQIVARHHGARLPLALGTVGTTAALWAATLAYPAPHAPMWLLIVLCTVLGACGPASMIGFDFARPANPPERQGTASGITNMGGFVASMTTLFAIGVLLDATGDDYSLAFSVVFVLQAVGVSQILRLRRRAARRERERLVASRVETVHVPV, encoded by the coding sequence ATGAGCGCCGTCGCGATACCCGGCGACCCACCCGGCGGCCGCCGCGCCCTGGCCGTCTGGGGCGCGGGCGTCTCGGTCTACTTCGTCGCGGTCATCTTCCGCACGTCCCTGGGCGTGGCCGGCCTCGACGCCGCCGACCGCTTCCACGTGAACGCCTCCGCCCTCTCCACCTTCTCCATCCTTCAACTGCTGGTCTACGCGGGCATGCAGATCCCCGTCGGCCTGCTGGTCGACCGGCTCGGCACCAAGAAGGTGCTGGCGCTCGGCGCGGTGCTGTTCACGGCCGGACAGCTGGGCTTCGCCTTCTCCCCCACCTACGGCATGGCGCTCGCCTCCCGCGCCCTGCTCGGCTGCGGTGACGCGCTGACGTTCATCAGCGTGCTGCGCCTGGGCAGCCGCTGGTTCCCGGCCCGCCGCGGGCCGATGGTCGCCCAATTCGCCGGACTCGTCGGCATGGCGGGCAACCTGGTCTCCACGCTCCTCCTGGCCCGGCTGCTGCACGGCATCGGCTGGACGGCGGCGTTCGCGGGCAGCGCGGCGGCCGGTGCCGTGGTGCTCGTCCTGGTGCTGCTGTTCCTCAAGGACCACCCGGAGGGCCACGAGCCCGAGCCGCTCCCGCACCAGGGCGCGGCCTACGTACGGCGCCAGATCGCCGCCTCCTGGCGCGAGCCCGGGACCCGGCTCGGCCTGTGGGTGCACTTCACCACCCAGTTCCCGGCGATGGTGTTCCTGCTGCTGTGGGGCCTGCCGTTCCTCGTCGAGGCACAGGGGCTCTCCCGGGCGGTGGCCGGCGAACTCCTCACCCTCGTCGTCCTGTCGAACATGGTGGTCGGCCTGGTCTACGGCCAGATCGTCGCCCGGCACCACGGGGCGCGGCTGCCGCTCGCGCTCGGCACGGTCGGCACGACGGCGGCCCTCTGGGCGGCGACGCTTGCCTACCCGGCGCCGCACGCCCCGATGTGGCTGCTGATCGTGCTGTGCACGGTGCTCGGGGCGTGCGGACCCGCGTCGATGATCGGTTTCGACTTCGCCCGCCCGGCCAACCCCCCCGAACGGCAGGGCACCGCCTCCGGCATCACCAACATGGGCGGCTTCGTGGCCTCCATGACCACGCTGTTCGCGATCGGTGTGCTCCTCGACGCGACCGGCGACGACTACTCCCTGGCCTTCTCGGTGGTGTTCGTCCTCCAGGCGGTCGGGGTCTCCCAGATCCTGCGGCTGCGCAGGCGTGCGGCCCGGCGTGAGCGGGAGCGGCTGGTGGCCAGCCGGGTGGAGACGGTGCACGTGCCCGTGTGA